The genomic interval GCTTCAAGCAGGACCATGCCGAACGGCTCGTGGTCCGAACTCAAGGCGAACACATCGAACGCGGTGAAATAACGGCGGGCATCCGGCACCTGGCCGAGGAAGTCCACTTGCGCGGCGATACCCAGCTCGGCAGCCAGCGCCTTGAGCTCGGCTTCCAGGCGGCCTTTGCCCAGTATCGCCAGGCGCGCGCCAGCAGGCAGCCCCGGCAGCGCTTGGGCAAAACCGCGCAACAGCGTGGCCTGGTCTTTGTCCGGGTGCAGGCGGCCGACGTTGCCGACGATCCACGCCTGAGGGTCGAGGCCAAGTGCCTCGCGCGCTGCGTCCCGAGGCACCAATGCCGCCTGCAGGGCCTCGATGTCGATACGGTTGTACAGGGTCTGGATACGTTCAGCCGGCCATGCGGGCAGGCAGCGGCGCATGTCGTCCCGCACCGCATCGGAAACGCCGAGCAGGCTCAGGCGCTTGCTGAACAGGTTGGCAAACAGCCGCCGCCCTTTGCGCTGATAGTCGCCAAAGGCGTGGTGCACACCGATCACCGGCAGGCCGGTGCCCAACAAGGCGACATAGATCGGCTTGAACCGGTGGGCGATGCAGAAACTGAAATGGCGCTCAGCCGCAATCCGCCGCAAAGCACGGATGGCGCCAAGCTTCAGCCCACGCACGGCCTTGGAGCTGAACTCCAGGAACAGCACCTCGTCCGACGCGCAGCCGGCCGCGACCTGCGGGTCGGCGGCGCCGGTGAGAAACACCGTGGTGACCTGGTAGCCACGCCCCTGAAACAGGCTGGCGTACTGACGGGCACAGTCCAGAAACGGCCCGTCATAGCCATGGCAGAACTGCAGGATGCGCGGTTCAGAGCGGCTGGTCATACGCGGCCGCGCCGTCCTTCACTACCAGGATGTCTTCCATGATCAGGTACTGCAGGTCCGAGCCGAAGAACATGTTCAGGGCATCGGTCGGCGAGCAGATCATCGGTTCACCCCGACGGTTCAGCGAAGTGTTCAGCGACACGCCGTTGCCGGTCAGGTCTTCCAGCGCCTTCATCATGTCGTAGTAACGCGGGTTGTATTCGCGCTTGAGCACCTGGGCACGCGAAGTGCCGTCCTCGTGGACCACCTCCGGTACGCGGGTTTTCCACTCTTCAGCCACTTCGAAGGTGAAGGTCATGAACGGCGCCGGGTGATCGA from Pseudomonas kermanshahensis carries:
- a CDS encoding glycosyltransferase; the encoded protein is MTSRSEPRILQFCHGYDGPFLDCARQYASLFQGRGYQVTTVFLTGAADPQVAAGCASDEVLFLEFSSKAVRGLKLGAIRALRRIAAERHFSFCIAHRFKPIYVALLGTGLPVIGVHHAFGDYQRKGRRLFANLFSKRLSLLGVSDAVRDDMRRCLPAWPAERIQTLYNRIDIEALQAALVPRDAAREALGLDPQAWIVGNVGRLHPDKDQATLLRGFAQALPGLPAGARLAILGKGRLEAELKALAAELGIAAQVDFLGQVPDARRYFTAFDVFALSSDHEPFGMVLLEAMVAGVPVLATACGGAREVVEGVGVLFPLGDAGQLAQGLKHMATLDEQQREACAEHMLQRLHQRFSDPAVREAFWQLPQVRALVAQA